The Eretmochelys imbricata isolate rEreImb1 chromosome 4, rEreImb1.hap1, whole genome shotgun sequence sequence attataattttaaacCCAACGGTATTCCTGTAAGCTATTGTATGGTTTCTTTTCTCTGTTAATAGGGTGGAAAACTAAATGTTGGAAATGAAGAGGAAGAGGGTGGGAATGAAGAAGAGGAGGGAGAGTGTGAAGAAGAAAATGAGGGAGAACCTGGTAGAGAAGATGAGGAAGAAGCAATTGTTGAGGAAGATGATGCTACAGATAGTCCCTCTGACCTTGAATCTGACATGGGGAGTGAGGAAGAGGTCACTGCAAATGAAGAACAGAAGAAGAAAcacaaaggaaatgaaaagaaattGCAAAGTGAGGAAGAAGAAAATGCTAAGATAGAAGCTGCCAGATCTGAGCTTCCTTACACATTTACTGGTAAGATTCCGACAGACAAAATCCCCCTCTACCTGTTCAGTCAATTTGTTGGAGCCCTATGTATCTGGTGccatcagactccttgttgtttttgtggatacagactaacacagctacccctgaTATTATGTATCTGAGGCTCCACATCTTAATTGTACTCCTTCTGGCCAACGAGTACTGGACATGACTCTTCATGTCTTGAAAACGTGATTTGTTGTCAGCAAGCAGAATTTCTCTGAGTAGCATGAGAAAATCCTTTTCTGTCCAGGAGCTGAGTAGGCTATTTCTACTGCCCCTTTCATCCCTAGAAGTGAAAGACAGAAAGCCTTGACTGAAATCAAGTTTCATGTAAGATTGTGCCCAGTGTTGCCTCAAGACCAAACGTACAGCCTGCACAGAGTGGTGTTGTCTTGCAGAAAAGAATAGACAATAATTTTCTAGTATGTATTGAAAGCTAGGAACAGGTGTGCTTTGTGTCTGAAATAAAGTCTGCTCGTCTCAGAAGAAGCTCACAGAAGTGGTATGCTGCCCATTCTTAATGTATAGTGTCTGTAATAGAACACTGTGGGGCTTATCTTTAGAATAGATCTGTGGTTGTGGAGAAAGGAAACTATTCTGCATGCTGTACAGGATATTCATTCTTGTTAACTGAATATTTCACCAAATTAGTATGCCAGTAGGGAATACTGAAGTACAGTATTTAAACAAGCTATGCTGAAATTAGACAACCATTCACACCACTTTGCCAGAGTGTTTGCAGTTTCCATTTGATGGCAGGTGAAACAATAATATACATTGAATATAGTAGTTTAAATTGAATCCAGCAAAGAACTCTAAGGAAATAAAATGGTTAAGGTTTTATAAAACACTATGACTGGcatatgtgtattttttttttccattagtgAGTAGGCTCTTATATTTCTTATATGTTCCATAGAGAATGCTTGGTTATTGTGACTTTAAAATTACACAGTTAGTGCTATTATAAAAACACAAGTCAGAAAATATAGAATTATGGGTAAAAGGACACTGAGCTTTAGCTctgctcgtgtgtgtgtgtgtgtggtgcaatCCAGTCTTTAACTATATGCTTGCATACTATGTCTCAAATAACACAatgttaatgtttttattaatgtttaaaatatgttaaCTTAAAAATGTTTCCAGCAGTTTTATTGTTCTGTTCTGATTTGAAATAGAGTTATTTTCCAAAAGTTTGTTAACATAGTAAATATTTTCTAATTTATATTTAAGTTCAATTGGGTatgcttgatttttgtttttatttttatcatagtTCCAGAATCCTATGAGAAACTTAAATCTTTACTGTTTGGAAGAATAATAGAAGAACAACTAGTTATTCTAGAGAGGATTCAGAAGTGCAATCATCCAAGTCTTGCAGTGGGAAACAAAGCAAAGTTAGAAGTATGTTTGAGTTTTTAAATGAACTTTGAATGCTAAAGTGAATTTGCTAAGTATTTAAGGAGCCGTTTGAAATATATTGGTTTTGTATTCACATTATTTGAAGAAAACTTTATCCAAACTGTACATATGGGAGAACCTATACAGTGTTCGTTTGCTATGTTCTGTCTCATTATTTTtctatgcttttaaaaatatctatatttaaatacatatctgcacacatacaaagaaaaaaaactgtaATGGTTTTAAAATGGTATGTTTCTTGCAGAAACTGTTTGGCTTCCTTCTGGAATACGTTGGGGAATTAGCAACTGTGGAGCCACCAGAGCTCAGAACAATTGACAAATTGGTTCTGTAAGTAATAAAACATGTTGACTGTGGCCCCTTCATGGTGGTCCGAAGGGAAAAAATAGTTGCCTGGTAATAAAACACATAGTGCGTTACTTAATTTAAATTATCCTACTAACATTGAAAGCTACTGGCTTTCTATTTACTTCATTGTGTTTTAACGTTGTTTCTTTTAGTGCCTTAGTCATTAATTGTATTAAAAAGCTTCAAACGTTCCAGAAGGAAATTAATAGAATTCTCAGTTTGCATGAGACCTTCCATAGGTGTTAGAGCTATAGAATTatgtaattacacacacacaaactattgTAAAGGAAAGTTATTTAGATTACTAAGTCAAGCATTTGAAAGTTAGGCAATGCCAGATTTATGGTTGCCCATGCAACATTAGTTTTGTCCTGTGTTCATTCTATGCACTCAATGAGGCGGGGGACCAAGTGCAAAATGTGATCAGGTAATtagagactgtatcataatgcattcATGTAAATCTGGCATTACCTAACTTTTGAGTGATTGATCTTTCAACTTGAATAATTTTCTTTCAACATAGAGGTGGGTTTTGTGTACGTAATTTCCTGgtgtgtgcttttatttttattatttttttaaggaaagaGTAAAAATTTTATTCAGCTGAAACAATCTCCCCATCATGCATCATAAACAGGATTTGAACCTTGAACTGTCAGCATTGCAGTGCAGACTTGAGCTACAGTACTATGTGTGTTAGCTTGCAGCAGGAGAAGGTTGTTATCGCAGAGGGGAGGGTGGGCCTCTAGCACCATGTGCATGTCCTGGTGATGGTGGCAGAATCCTGGCCTGGTCTAGCACTCTTCTCCCTGGGAGATGGAGGGCTCCTGCCCCTAGAAGATAGAGATGGGATTCTAGAGCCATGTTCTTGGTCTGGAGTTTGTGGTCAGGGAAGGGGGAGCCTGGCTCTGCTCTCCTGTCACCTCACCACCTCAGTTGATCTGAGCACTCCCAGATGCTTCCTGTACAGCATACATGCTGCTGGCATCACTTTGGTGGTGGCATGGGCTAGACTATTTAGAAATGTTTAGTGTTGTTGTTTTGGCATGCTACAAATTTTTCCTGAGGCATGCCAGCAAGAGAGAAGAAATGATGATTATTAGCAGTTTACATCTCAGCTTaacctgaatggaatttcatgggacaaaaaaagcacTTCTCTAGCCTGAGGACTTTGTCCCTACTCAGTTCCAAAACCCTGCTGCAAACAATGGTGGAGTTAaagcttttttggggggaagggggagagaaatcTTTTGTAATGGAAGGTGTAAGGCAACCTAAATACAAGGGTTGCTATCACCTTCTCCTTATAACAATATGACCTTAAAATGCCACATCTGGGAAAACACAAAAAGCTGATGAAACTGTCCCATTGCCTATTGAGCAGAGTCTAAGCATCAGAGCATTCTGAACACacattccatttacttcaatatcTAGACACAATAACTCTAAGGGTCCTGAAATTCAGAAATAAGTCTTCAGATCATGCTACCTTAACATACTTTTTGAATAAAACAGTATATTTATGCATtagaaattcatatttaaaaaccCACAAACCTATAAGTGAGGGTATATTTCACAAGCCCTAATGAAAAATGTCAATCTAGTAAATCAAAAGCCTAGCAGCCACATGTGTGCACCCATTAATTGTCTTCTGTAGAAATAATTTTATTCAGAGTATTAATTGACATTTTGTGTTTAGCCTAGCACAAATAACATTTCCAAAGATGCATAAAAATCATAGTTCTTTATTAATATAAATGGTGTAACTTTTCCTGGTGACTTGTGTTTTCTTGTTAATAGGCCGTTGTACAGTCTTTGCCAGATGTTTCCTGAAGCTGCAAGTAACAGTGTTAAGTTTGTCCTCCAAGATGCTGCACATGACATGGAAGAAATGATTGAAGTCAAAGGCCGTGCAACTTTTCCAGGGCTAGACATGGTAATTaacacattttgtttagaaaagtcTGTTGCCTTTTCCGTTAGTGTAAAATACCAGGGTGACAttaaatcttgttttgcatttcacAGCTTATAATTCAACACATTGCAGCTTCTGTGAGTTTTCTATGCCCTGAATTGCCTGTCctgaaataaattaatattacAGAACAGAAGCATGGCAGCAGAAATATTGAGAGGAGAAAACCCTGTTTGATTCTAAATGAACTGATTTGCAGGTTTCTTATCCAGTCTTAAAATAACTGAACATTGTTTTGCCTGAGACTTGAGCGTAGGATTCTGCGTGTTCCATGCAACACTTAATAACATTGCTAAAATTACTGCCACCTAGAGCAAGGCAAGGTTGTCCTTCCTATCTTTGAtcaatgaatattttttttctcagttaaataaactatttaaaataaaaagtctaCACAGAGATTTAGTATCCTACAGTGCAAAAACTTTTCTGCATAATTAAGAAACAGAACTATGGATGTAATACAATAATATTTTGAGATGTAGATATGATAGACAATAAACTAGGGACCTTGGAATGAAATAGTTGATCATCACTCTTTACTAGTGCTTCACAGTTCTATTGGCTATTCTAAATCTATGAATAGACTCTTCAGCTATAGGCAGTTGGATATTTGGGAATTCAGGATGGGATGCATTTAAAATAGTGACAACTTATTGTTTGATAACGTGCTAAAAGGACAAGCTATAAGCCTTTGTTTGATTCAGAGGGAACTGCTTGCCTCATCTCTCCAGGCTTAATGGAGTAGTACAAGAGTGAAGACTGTAATTAGTGTACTGGAGTAAAACAGACTAAGAGGAGACAATTAGCAGACGCAAGAGATTTTTAAGATTGGGTAGGTTGGTTTTACTTGAGTTGTTATTCCAGTGTGGTTTGGGCAGTGCTTGTGGATGCATCAAGGAAGACTGTGTCCACTTCTAGCTTCTACGTTTACTATGTCACTGTCACAATTACCGGGTTAACTGAACCACTGACCTCTTCTCATCTTTTGGGATGGAATTCTTAGGCTGGGCCGTAGGCTGAAGTCCTCTCTGATCAACCATCATTGCCTCAGCAGGCCTGACTTATCTTCAGTGCTTGCAGTTCATTTTACTCTGAGATCCAGTAACCAAACAGCCTTATtagagcaaagtattatttatttagaacaaaagcattatagagaaaactaTCCATTTTCCATATAGGAATCCTGGTAGGTCTGAGCTTCCAAACCTTCAAAGACCAACAGGGTGGTGGTCTCTTCTCTTAACTCACCAACCAGGTATCTGTCCAGCTACAAGGAGAGTGCTCATTAAAAGCTGTTTAGTCCTTTTGATCACCCACATTGTCTTTCAAATTTGTGCCATGATGTCCTTATCTGGGGAGCCATTGTATTGCCTGTTCGTtcttccaacagctcccattgaagtaaagcAGTATAGACACACAATAAATATTCTACTGCTCCAGTATGTTGTACAGTCTCTCGGTAACTAGGTTACATATCAATTATTACTTCTCAGTATTCTTGAGATTACTACATAGCAGGTCCATGTCAAGAGTCACATTATATGTAAAACCAATTAAGATACTCAGAAAGTTATTTACTGTATTCTAACTTCTTAATCTGTTTTATCCTTTCAGCTCATTTATTTGAAAATTACTGCAATACTATTTCCTACCTCTGATTTCTGTCACCCAGTAGTAACACCTGCATTGGTATATATGAGTCAGTTACTTACTAAGGTATGTCTGTAATATTTTACTTCAGTATAAAGTTCAATCCTTCCATTTCTGTCTTAGACTCCAATTTAAAATGCAATGAGATTAAGATATATATTTAGAACTTTTTTGAAAGAATAGCTAGGAATATGTTTTGGTAGTGTGTTATATCAGTAACtgtcaggaaaatatttttagttgAGGAGTAAAGTCCCACTTAGAGAAAAGCCTTACTCTGACAAGATCACATCCATTGAGTTGTCATACAAAAACTCCACCcttgaacttgagtgcctggtattaaatgaggatgttGCTATAACAGGCATcatagaaacttggtggaacaatgataattAGTGGGACACGGTAAAGCCGAGAACAAAATATATATGACAGAATAGTTCGTGCTCttgggggagtggcactgtgtGTGAAAGGAAGTATAGAGTTAAATATagaaaaatcacaaatgaatcaaactgtaccatagaatctgtTATGGCTTGAAATTCCATACTTGAATAATATCAACCTCTTGACCGGGATGGTGAttatgaaatgctcaggaagattagggaggctacaaaaacagaaaacccagtaataatgggggatttctactatccccatattgactaggcACATGACCTCCAGatggatgcagagataaaatttctagacatcactaatgactgcttcttgcagCAGCTTGTCTTGGAACCTacaaggagaggcaattcttaatttagtcctaagtgtagcacaggatctggtccaaggtgaatatagctgaaccactctgTAAaagcgaccataatgtaattaaattgaaCCTCtttgtaggggggaaaataccaaagaaacccaccaaaatagcatttaatttcaaaaaggtaactacacaaaaatgaggaagctagttaaaaggaaattaaaagaaacagtcacaagagtgaaatgcctgcaaactgaaTGGAAACCATTTAAGAACATCATAATAGatgctcaaactaaatgtatacccctaTGACATttcagggtacaatccagaccagtcGGAGGTTGtctcaccacctgccctgcaacctccGATGCATTACAGTGATTTGCTGTTGTAGCTTGCAACCTGGGTCCCTCAAACATCCAAACAGCTTGGAGGTCATACCCTGAGTGCCTTTGTATAGCCACAGCACGCTCCAGTTACACTGTGGCTTTACCAGTCTTGATTATCATTTACAGAGTGACTGCAACACACTTCCAGTCCTgaatttttccccaaaatgtgtgtTGTGCTTTGTCCAGCTctttcctggacagttcagaaaTTTTAGGTCTGTTGCCTCATGACAGAACAATATCCAACAGTTGGctactttaaatggagttacccaaacaattcagtttaaagCCATTCTTCTGTTAGTATATAAAGTCTGTGAGAGTCATGGAATATAGTGGGTACATGATCCAATTCATTAGTGATACTATCTTCCATATATGCTAATAGCTCTTATTTAAGAGGGATAgttgattttatttataaaatatctaTTCTGTCCCTCCAGAACTTGCCTaactacattaaaatatattgaacagaagtgtctcatttttcaattttaaagcCCTATTTATATAATTGAAATGTCCAGATTCAGTTGCTCCTATCTCATAGGAAGTGCAGAGTTACTTTGAAATCTGGTTGTTCTTTAGTTCCTTTCTAAAAGTGGACATCACAGCCTTGCGATGCAAACTGTAGGACTGAAATTTAACAGACAAGCAAATAATAGAATAAGTATCACAGAAACAAGGCAAGATATAAAATGGAAGTAATTCTTGTTGCGCTTTAGTGCCCTCTAGTGGTTAAAAGTGGTTAAAGTAGTTTTGGCAAGGTTTCTACTGAATTCTGCACATCCTCCCTTCAATGAGGTAAGGTGTCAAATTTTCCTAGGGAGGAGCAACATGTATTAAAAATGACCCCAGTTAAAAATGTATTagctaattttttaaaagctgctaaaaaTGACTGGTGGTTTAGATCATACATTTTTTGTGAAACTTATTAAAATCTATCAGAGGTTATTTTTGCTCGTGGCATAAAGCCTTAATTTTCATACTAATATGttaatgcagggttttttttattttttgttagtgCCAAGTCATGACACTACAAGATGTTGTTAAAGGATTGTTTGTGTGCTGTTTGTTCCTGGAATATGTATCACTGTCTAAAAGATTCATACCAGAACTTATCAATTTCCTCGTTGGAATGCTTCACATAGCTATACCCCAAAAACGACTACAGAGTAAGTTTGCTTGGAATGATAAATATGAATGTGCATTTGTTTTTATACCTCAAGCTTCCTTGCAATTAAAAATTCCACCTTCAGAGCTTCATGTTACAAATGAAAGGCCAAGTCATCTCCTAGATAGATCTCCTGAGCTGACCAGGAAACTAAGCTCTCAAatgctgcagttcccaggagaTCCTCCAGACACAAGCGCCATCTGTGTGGAAGCCGCCTTCTTCCACACTGCTTCCCAGCCCCCATAGAAAAACAGCTCCTTCCCCTTTGGGCACCAGGGTGTAGTGAGGAAACCAGTGTGAGTTAATGCTGATAAAGTTAATTTCTGTGGAGTTGTGGGGGTAGCAATTGATGCTGCAGACTGCAGCTGATGCTACTCACTCCTCACCTGATAACCAGAATGCCAGAAGAACTGCAGTGGGACTTCCATGCAATCAGGATACAAGAAAGGTGTATGCCACAAAGCTGATATTCTGCCTCCTTGCATACCTGCCTGGATTTGCCTCCCCTTGCACTCATAGTAACAGAGTGGGAAATCTGGCCAGTAATGTAGAGCAATCTTCATATTTAACACTTTGCGACCACATCATCTCTGACTGTCTCTTTAATTTGGCCTTTTCTACTTGCTCATGATTTCCGTGCcagcctctctctttttctgggCACTCTTCCTCAGTGCCCCATTTTGAAGTGCAAAGATGACACGTTTTTTTCTTTGTCAGGGAATTTAGTGACAGTAATTCACCAATAAGGGGAAGAGGAGAGTTGTTGCCGAATCATGGAAATCAAATGCTTGCTTGCAAAACTTTCTCCATTGTTCAAACTTTGATATGATTTATCACCGATAGGTCTGTAAATTGTTACCAGTGTGAAACTTCCCAACAAGTCGTGCTGGTTTCTAATTATGTGTGTGGTGAGGGAAAGTTAAATAAAATGTCTGTTAGTGGTATAGCAACACTAATCTATATAGATATTAATTACTTCCACATAGAATATCAACATTTTTGTGTGAGATATTTTAAAGCTTTGGTATTTGAAGCATGTATAAAAATCCAGTCATATTTTAGAAATTCACATTAGAACTATTGACATATTTGCTGTGCAATTTAATATGGCTTTGACACGTACCTGCCAAATACTTCCTTCATATGATTGTCCTGGCAGCTTGGTTGTCTGTTGACACAGGATATTTAAAAATGAGTTCACACCTAATTTTGTGATACATATTGATATGCTATCATACCAATAAATtccttgatatttatttttaacagctaGTAACATAATTTAATATAACTCCATTATTTTAacattgagggcctgatccatcTGCCTTTCATGTGAGGAAGAGATGTGGAACAGATCCTAAGAAAAGATTGAGCGAGTATGTCTCAAATGCAGATTCAGATGTACTTAAGGCTTTAGAAAAAAttgttccccttttttaaaaaaaaaagtctattgtTCTTCCTTTGTGGGAGAAATGTCATTATTAGGCAGGTAACCTTTGGTAATATATTGATCAAACATACGAGTAGAATAAATACTGTCTGCCATTCTGTTAGAAGTAGAGCAGATAAGTATAATTTAAAcattcaggccctgatcctgtggacagttatgcacatgctttacTTCACTACCATGAGTAGTCAGATTGACTTACTGGTACTACTtacagtagtaaagttaagcatgagcaTTGGGGCCTTAAAGCCAAAACCTCATCTGTCTTTACCCCTGAGTCGTCTTTGTACTTTCATGGCACAGACTCTTCTTGCATACATATAAAGAGCCATTTGCATCAATGtcaatataatatataaataacttaatagaattatttttattttcattgctaAAAGGTTTTGAAATGAGCTCCTTTCTAAGCCTGCAGGGCTTAAAAACCTGTTCATtgcacagatttatttttctttatcagGGTTGGCAATTTCCCAGGGAGAATTAGTTTAGGACAGGGTGCTGTGAAACTTTTCCTGACGTCACTGTCCCTACTGCTTTGCAAGTTCCCTCGTCCAGCTGATCTCTTATTCTGGTCCCTACAGGTACCACCATCTTTCTCCCCTACCCCCCGCTGACTTGATTACTGGGCTAATGTTTCTGTAAAAAGATTAGCGTTGTGTATATTTGAAATAGCCTAATTTTAATAAAGGATCTTTATAAAACTATAAATTTTCTATAAATCAACTTTTTCGTGTTTTAAGACTAAGTTTTAATTGTGAGAACTAATCTGCATATAACTGTTGTAACTGTGTTTTTAGGCTATACTCCAGTGCATCCTTTCAGACCAGCAGGAAAAAATTCAGAATTACTCTTGGTCTGTGATAAGAAGGATATGGAGACATGGCAAAAGCAAAATCTGCCACTCAATATTATGACTAAAttaaaggaaagcagcaaaacaGAAATGAATCATTTCAGGTATGTGAAGAATATGTAAGGGGAAACTCCAAGTTATTTCTTGTGTAACTTCGGTGACAATGTTCTATCAAGCATGTTACCTTCTAGGACAAAAGCTGAGGGTGGACAAGTGTAATAAATTATTTTCATCATATGGTTCTTGTAACGTATTAAATAACAAAATATACCATTCTTAGGGTCTGATGCTGCAAAGTGCAGAGCACTTTCTGTGAGGGCTAAGCACCCCCAACTCTTTTTGGCTTCAGTGAgatttgaggatgctcagcaccccacAGGAGTTGTTAAACATTTTGACGGGTCAGATCCTTAAGCAGCAAATAAATCTTGATTACATGAAAAAATAACCACATCAAAAGAACATTATTaggattgcaaagtcaagcgctCAGAAGTTACGAGAGTTAAGATAGCCTGTGGAACCTTAATTCGACCCAGTTGTGGGTATGCATTGTGATTCAGTGttcagttacatgatcacattctgTTTTTCCACAGAGTCCGagcctcattcagtgtacagaaTGGATGATATTTATGTAATGAGCAGCTACTGAATAGTTTCTCCTCGTTGTTCCTTGTGTGGCcataggccttatttactgcacattattcaaatcctgctctgaagacagaattattaatttcctcctgtGCTTTTCTGTGACACTCATCACTAttatatctgagtgcttcacaaacatcaatGAATGTATCTTCACAAAATCCTTGTGAAGTGAGGGAGTgatattacccccattttacaggcagggaactaAGGCACGGAGATTATGGTCAAAAGCTTCCACTAATTTTCTGTGCCAATTTGAGATTCCTGGGACCTGACTGTTTGGAGTAAGTTATAGTactttatatattcaaagcatagctcctactgacttcagttgcagctgtgagggCTCAGAATAGATCAGAGCTgccatgacccagtgccttacattctgtgacacagtactgggttgcgactcacagtttgaaaatcactgatctagtctgacctgcacattgcaggccacagaacctcacccacccacttctgtaattagagccctaacctctggctgagttactgaagttctcaaatagtggtttaaagactttgttacagagaatccaccattttacactagtttaaacctgcaagtgcctaatgctacagaggaaggtgaaaaacccacagggtctctgccaatctgaccttgggtgaaattccttcccaaccccaaatatggcagtcagttagaccctgagcatgtgggcaagacctactaggcagatacctgggaaataattctctgtagtaactcagaggcctccccatctagtatcccatcataccatccccttgGCCATGTCTCCCCCCCCATCACTGTCtccctgtcccagtctctttgcacAGCAAGTCTTAGTTCTTACCTGGCTCCTGGTTGGAtctgtctcccttcctccccgcCCGCCACCATTTTTCCTTCTCTGACTTCCAATACCAGTCTTCTTGGCCAACCAGTTCCAGCCTCCCCCATTTCTCCAGTCCTTGTCTCACCAGACCTCTTATCCCCTAtctagttctttccttcccctcAGTCCTGTtgttgtcccctctgcattcaaattaGACAGATTTCTCTTCCATGCTGCCTGAGAGCTAGGGAACATTGAGAGTTTAGGAGAGAGACACTCTCTGCTCTCACTTCCAGCCCTTGCCATCCCTCTGGTTGGGAGCAGTCATTGTAGGGAAAGTTGGGCTTTGCCACGTACAGCCctaggctggagcatgcccatccactctgtggggatggcacatgtGGAGTCCTGTCAGCATTAGAAGATGTAAGGGgatggagcctgctcagttgctctgtgtgAGGATGGTATGTGCATAGTGTAGTCAGCACTAGCAGTTCTAGGAAGCTTGGGCCATGCTCAGTCAAGACGGAATGTTCAGAAATTTAGCTACTACAAttgaagtctctactgagcatgtgcaaactgaaattgttcagaggcttataacttggccagttTTGAGTGGATTTTCACAAAGATGTCAAATAGCACAACCCTGACACAAAAGCCAACCTCTGCTAAATTTTAAGTGCCTCCTCCAAAACATGAGGACACTAGAGCTCTTCAAATAAAAGGTTGCAAGAATATTTTACCATGGGCAAAACAAGCTATTTTTTCTAGCCTTAGTCGTGAAAATGACTGAACATatttggccaaaattttccaaaataaaaaaaaaatcagcctgaagCAGGCAGAAATGAGAagagaaaatttcagcccaaacagttagtttggcaaagttataagcagcaGAAAACAAGGTTTTCTGATTAAGGTTGCGTGACGCTTCGCATTAAAATAGGTGGCACTATCGACACTGCCTATAATTTGTTTAGTTTGAAACTCTTGAAACTTTCATCTGCATATTCTAATTATGCAGTAAAATTATTGCAGATACGAATTTAACATGGCTGTATATATCTCTCTAACAGGTTATCATGTCTAGCTGTGTGTTTGGATCTCATTAAGAAATGTGCAGCTCTGTATGAATCTTTGTCATCCTTCCATGAAATAATGCAACCTATCAGAGCACTTCTTACAGAACATATACCAGTGAGTGAATACCCTAAACAACTGCAGGTAAATGTTCCCCAAAAACCTAATTGCTGATGTAAAAGTTAGTAAATTCTGGGATCTCAATATGTGCTAACAAAAAACGTAaagctaattaaaaataaaaacaaagtgaaatattttttcaaaggtCAAGCATGTTCTCTTTTTAGGATTTGGTGTGCAGATATCTGGAGTATGAATCTATGATGCACTAGCCTGCCGCATCCTAAGTGCCCTaaggttgctgctgctgcacactaaaaATTCTGTGAGGCACATTGATCTACTACTGTTATACTATAAATTCTAAcctcagcttgctgtgcactaagttggtgtatagacaagcccttagacaatTTGAAGACTAGATGAGTGTTTCTGTGGAAAAGTTGGAATGTGTACATAATGTTTTGGATGGACATTTTTCATGGTGCAGCCAAACCCACCTTTTTAAGAGCaatttccctctaattttttacatccatgtgcagaatgaattttgttatgtgcaccaatatggaggtgatgtgtggcaggggtgA is a genomic window containing:
- the NOP14 gene encoding nucleolar protein 14 isoform X2, whose protein sequence is MSDRTQTLLKEYKEREKSNVFKDKRFGEYNTKISPEEKMMKRFSLERQQTHEKKSIYNLNEDEELTHYGQSLADIEKLNDVIDSDSDNEERGILSAELTAAHFGGGGGLLRRKALTGEEDEEEEKPKSRKELIEELIAKSKQEKRERQTQRENALELTEKLDTDWKEIQTLLSHKTPKSERKDKEEEKPKPDEYDMIVRELGFEMKAQPSDRMKTEEELAKEEQERLQKLEADRLRRMHGKDEQENKKKPKHMSADDLADGFILDKDDRRLLSYKGGKLNVGNEEEEGGNEEEEGECEEENEGEPGREDEEEAIVEEDDATDSPSDLESDMGSEEEVTANEEQKKKHKGNEKKLQSEEEENAKIEAARSELPYTFTVPESYEKLKSLLFGRIIEEQLVILERIQKCNHPSLAVGNKAKLEKLFGFLLEYVGELATVEPPELRTIDKLVLPLYSLCQMFPEAASNSVKFVLQDAAHDMEEMIEVKGRATFPGLDMLIYLKITAILFPTSDFCHPVVTPALVYMSQLLTKCQVMTLQDVVKGLFVCCLFLEYVSLSKRFIPELINFLVGMLHIAIPQKRLQSYTPVHPFRPAGKNSELLLVCDKKDMETWQKQNLPLNIMTKLKESSKTEMNHFRLSCLAVCLDLIKKCAALYESLSSFHEIMQPIRALLTEHIPVSEYPKQLQELHQNALKEIEDKGKHYTPLVCEKKKPVPLKLYTPKIVKVLEFGRKQGGSKEEQERKRLIHKHKREFKGAVREIRKDNQFLARMQLSEIMERDSDRKRKVKNLFNSLATQEGEWKAMKRKKFKN